A stretch of the Bombyx mori chromosome 14, ASM3026992v2 genome encodes the following:
- the LOC101735748 gene encoding lipase 3, with the protein MTIMCNKILSVSLVLLFIVMRSESQISKNEMFMSTPKLIASNDYPVERHQVTTRDDYILQMHRIPAGRRSPRKTADQQSKGKNALLLIHGLFGSSGDFITMGRKKSLGYMLADAGFDVWLGNLRGNYYTGHRTLNRSDPRFWEFSFEEHGKYDAPAMIDKVLNVTGHQKIIYIGYSMGTTTFFTFMSSHPEYKSKIVSFIALAPAVYLDNVKPLATMFLKNMNIPDIMRSRGFISATFEPEFKKFLGTLCNFRNPKTDVCSSLINLVVGEDNEQTDPDVRYMLVARMEPASWRQIEHYGKIALTGEFTSWEDGLWGAVKPYNLSNVQVPVTLILGENDQLTERAQIMRLAEKLNRTTSVHLKSCIWPKFNHLDFNFAIDVDKLVNKPLIKHINVLFNKYAYN; encoded by the exons ATGACAAtaatgtgtaataaaatattatcagtGTCGTTAGTATTATTGTTTATCGTGATGAGAAGTGAATCTCAGATCAGCAAAAATGAAATGTTCATGTCCACG CCAAAACTGATAGCATCCAACGACTATCCGGTCGAGCGACACCAGGTGACGACTCGTGACGACTATATTCTACAGATGCACAGGATCCCGGCCGGTAGACGGTCGCCTAGAAAAACTGCTGATCAGCAAAGTAAAGGCAAAAATGCATTGTTATTAATCCATGGACTTTTTGGTAGCAGTGGAGATTTCATTACGatgggtagaaaaaaaagtttag GTTATATGTTGGCTGATGCCGGTTTCGACGTGTGGCTGGGTAATCTGAGAGGGAACTACTACACAGGTCACAGAACACTGAATAGAAGCGATCCAAGATTTTGGGAATTTAG CTTCGAAGAGCATGGTAAATACGACGCACCAGCCATGATAGACAAAGTCCTCAACGTGACAGGCCACCAGAAGATAATATACATAGGATATTCTATGGGAACAACCACCTTCTTCACGTTCATGTCCTCACATCCAGAATACAAAAGCAAAATCGTATCTTTCATTGCTCTGGCCCCTGCCGTATATCTGGACAACGTCAAACCACTGGCGACTATGTTTTTGAAGAATATGAACATACCC GACATAATGCGATCGAGAGGATTTATATCAGCAACATTCGAACCAGAATTCAAAAAGTTCTTAGGAACTTTATGCAACTTTAGGAACCCAAAGACTGATGTATGCTCGTCCCTTATAAACCTTGTAGTCGGAGAAGACAATGAACAGACCGATccg GACGTAAGGTATATGTTGGTGGCAAGAATGGAGCCGGCCTCTTGGAGACAGATCGAGCATTATGGGAAAATAGCTTTGACAG gAGAATTTACGTCATGGGAAGATGGTCTGTGGGGAGCGGTGAAGCCATACAATCTATCAAACGTGCAAGTACCAGTAACACTAATATTAGGTGAAAATGATCAGCTAACTGAACGAGCT CAAATAATGCGTTTGGCTGAGAAACTCAACAGAACAACATCAGTACATCTTAAAAGCTGTATATGGCCTAAATTTAATCACCTCGATTTTAACTTTGCCATTGATGTTGATAAACTAGTCAACAAGCCATTAATAAAACATATCAATgtcttatttaataaatatgcttataattaa